The following coding sequences lie in one Polluticoccus soli genomic window:
- a CDS encoding LamG-like jellyroll fold domain-containing protein, whose product MRKNILKFVYALALLFVAGLPAESSAQFSNPGFEDGTLSGWTATSSTSVVSGFNQQSWLVTPANTRMARIEPASGTSRSSTETFLGLTAGALTNMNASVINGSTNYGSIKQSVFLGAGQTVNVYWNYVSQDYSPYNDGVFASLVGPGYQQLQLLAVTVNSFSSPGTIVTGSYGSTGWHSASFTAGAAGTYTLGLGCFNYSDQAVNPILFVDDAAGGTSAPGQPVVTTDAATGVTSTAAVTGGNVTSDGGAAVSARGVAYGTSPVPTTANNFTTDGTGTGAFTSNLSGLSMGTTYYVRSYATNSAGTSYGNEVSFTTASLPPAGALDFDGVDDYVRIANPYNSFGNELTVEWTAIIDPSSGMGSGISQSAENVNTSMQWLMHYVPGYHVVQFYINDNGVSRDIEVPVTPGWHKYTGVASPAGMKFYKDGVLVSSSPVGVTNHLVNEPNSVIALGKDSRFATQRFMKGQIDEVRIWNRALCEGEITNNVGCELSLPQNGLVEYYRFNQGLIGGNNTAVTTLTDLSASGKNGTLQNFALTGGTSDWVAGNASGTCAAFVPPVATITPVGGATGCGSVVLNANTGSGNTYQWKLTGNNIANANNSSYTATVSGSYSVDVTKTGCTATSSPLSVTVNTMPAFSACPSNMNANTTPASCNAVVNYATSATGIPAPAITYTLTGATTASSSGNGSGLSFNKGVTNVLVKATNSCGTAQCSFTVTVTDNVNPSVAAQNITAYLGASGTATITPSQVNNGSSDNCGTLNLSLVGAGSTTGTICAIGIEHGSDAVLTAPAGATISAVNFASYGTPNGSCGNFTTSGCHSSSSMSVVSSLAIGQNSVTIPASNTLFGDPCFGTGKRLYIQATYTMPKVSSLTYNCSNLGANTVTLVGTDGANNTSTTTATVTVLDTTKPVLTIPSGITVSCDGSTATSATGMASATDNCGATVSYVDASTQDANVNNAGHYNYVITRTWTATDASNNSVSANQAITVQDVTKPGITVPANVTLNCQDDNSTTANGTATGTDNCSPVAITYSDASTQDANVNNAGHYNYVITRTWTATDVTGNSISADQVITVQDVTKPGITVPANVTLNCQDDNSTSANGTATGTDNCSPVAITYSDASTQNANVNSAAHYNYVITRTWTATDVTGNATSANQVITVQDITKPGITVPASVTLNCQDDNSTTANGTATGTDNCSPVAITYSDASTQNANVNNAGYYNYVITRTWTATDVTGNSTSADQTITVQDVTKPGITVPANVTLNCQDDNSTTANGTATGTDNCSPVAITYSDASTQNANANNAGHYNYVITRTWTATDVTGNATSANQVITVQDITAPSITCPANATVSCKTSVADNGSATGSDNCAPVAITSSDVSTQNSNPANSGYYNYTITRTWKATDVSGNFTTCDQVITVHALNNAAVAVSPVNTINANHQIHTIYLGYGPQSVTLSSTVQDGVGPRNYSWTPITGCATPASANASMSPLVSTVYTVTITDATGCSITQSMPVQVIDVRCGNKVKICHYPPGNPANTQQQCLPTSAIAAHLAHGCVLGDCPSNKNSGTGDGEEGDNHGVKAMVTTDVKVYPNPNTGAFTVELPAGLEKSEVVITDMAGKVIQKQTALEGNKLQFDLGPVARGMYMLHLTNGSQNFRTRISVQ is encoded by the coding sequence ATGAGAAAGAACATTTTGAAATTCGTATACGCTCTTGCTCTTCTTTTTGTAGCAGGACTGCCGGCTGAGTCATCAGCCCAGTTTAGTAACCCGGGTTTTGAGGACGGTACGCTTTCGGGCTGGACCGCGACCTCAAGCACTTCGGTGGTCTCTGGGTTTAATCAACAAAGCTGGCTGGTAACTCCGGCCAATACCCGTATGGCCCGTATCGAACCTGCATCAGGAACATCCAGGAGTTCTACGGAAACCTTTTTGGGATTGACTGCCGGTGCGCTGACCAACATGAATGCCAGCGTTATCAATGGTTCAACTAACTACGGAAGTATTAAGCAATCGGTTTTCCTGGGTGCTGGTCAAACCGTGAATGTATACTGGAACTATGTTTCCCAGGATTATTCTCCGTATAACGATGGCGTATTTGCCAGCCTGGTTGGCCCCGGCTACCAGCAACTGCAATTACTTGCCGTTACGGTTAATTCTTTTAGCTCACCGGGAACCATCGTTACCGGGAGCTATGGAAGTACTGGCTGGCATTCTGCCAGCTTTACTGCCGGTGCAGCAGGTACATACACCCTGGGTCTCGGCTGTTTCAATTACTCAGATCAGGCTGTTAACCCAATATTATTTGTGGATGACGCAGCTGGCGGTACGTCAGCTCCGGGCCAGCCTGTGGTAACTACCGATGCTGCTACCGGCGTTACTAGTACAGCTGCCGTAACAGGTGGCAACGTAACCAGTGATGGTGGCGCTGCTGTAAGTGCGCGTGGTGTGGCATATGGTACTTCGCCTGTTCCTACTACTGCTAATAATTTTACTACAGATGGTACCGGTACAGGCGCCTTTACTTCGAACCTTAGTGGACTCAGTATGGGTACAACTTATTATGTAAGGTCGTATGCTACCAACTCTGCGGGCACTTCTTACGGAAACGAGGTGTCTTTCACTACAGCTTCTCTTCCACCTGCGGGCGCATTGGACTTCGATGGTGTTGATGACTATGTTAGGATCGCGAATCCTTACAATAGCTTTGGCAATGAGCTGACCGTAGAATGGACAGCGATCATTGACCCGTCAAGCGGTATGGGATCAGGTATTTCGCAGTCGGCGGAGAACGTGAACACTTCTATGCAATGGCTGATGCACTATGTTCCCGGTTACCATGTTGTGCAGTTCTATATTAATGACAACGGCGTATCTAGGGACATAGAAGTGCCGGTAACTCCAGGTTGGCATAAGTATACTGGCGTAGCTAGTCCTGCCGGTATGAAGTTTTACAAAGACGGTGTGCTGGTGTCTTCATCACCCGTTGGTGTTACAAATCATTTAGTAAATGAACCTAACTCGGTTATAGCACTTGGTAAAGACAGCAGGTTCGCTACCCAAAGGTTTATGAAAGGCCAGATAGACGAAGTACGCATCTGGAACAGGGCACTGTGTGAAGGCGAGATAACAAACAATGTTGGCTGCGAACTCAGCCTGCCACAAAATGGCCTTGTTGAATATTATAGGTTCAATCAGGGCCTTATTGGTGGTAATAATACCGCAGTAACTACTCTTACAGATCTGAGCGCAAGCGGTAAGAACGGTACGCTGCAGAACTTCGCATTGACTGGTGGTACCTCTGACTGGGTTGCCGGAAATGCTTCGGGCACTTGTGCAGCTTTCGTTCCTCCTGTTGCTACGATCACACCGGTTGGTGGTGCAACAGGCTGCGGCTCAGTTGTGCTGAATGCGAACACAGGTTCGGGTAATACCTACCAATGGAAATTGACTGGTAATAACATAGCAAATGCTAACAACTCAAGCTACACAGCAACTGTAAGCGGCAGCTACTCCGTTGACGTTACTAAAACAGGTTGTACAGCCACTTCATCGCCACTAAGTGTAACCGTAAACACAATGCCGGCATTTTCGGCATGCCCGTCGAACATGAATGCAAATACAACCCCAGCTTCATGTAATGCAGTTGTGAACTATGCTACAAGCGCAACAGGTATTCCTGCACCAGCTATCACGTACACCTTGACTGGTGCTACAACAGCTAGCAGTTCAGGTAACGGCAGCGGCCTCTCTTTCAACAAGGGCGTTACCAATGTGCTTGTAAAAGCCACCAACTCGTGCGGTACAGCACAATGTTCATTTACTGTTACGGTAACTGACAATGTGAATCCGTCAGTAGCGGCTCAGAACATCACTGCTTACCTGGGTGCTAGTGGTACTGCCACTATTACACCGTCACAGGTTAACAATGGTTCTTCAGACAATTGCGGAACCCTGAACCTGAGCCTGGTAGGTGCTGGTTCAACAACCGGTACTATTTGTGCTATCGGTATTGAGCATGGAAGCGATGCAGTGCTTACAGCACCGGCAGGCGCTACTATTTCGGCTGTCAATTTTGCAAGCTATGGTACGCCAAACGGTTCATGCGGCAACTTCACAACAAGTGGCTGTCATTCTTCCAGCAGTATGTCTGTAGTTTCAAGCTTAGCGATCGGGCAAAACTCAGTAACTATCCCGGCTAGTAATACCCTGTTTGGCGATCCTTGCTTTGGCACAGGTAAACGCCTGTACATACAGGCTACTTACACAATGCCTAAAGTTTCTTCGCTGACTTACAACTGCAGCAACCTTGGTGCTAATACTGTAACACTGGTAGGTACTGACGGAGCGAACAATACTTCAACCACAACGGCTACTGTAACTGTATTGGATACCACAAAACCAGTACTGACAATTCCTTCCGGCATTACAGTTAGCTGCGATGGTTCTACTGCTACATCAGCAACCGGCATGGCTTCTGCTACAGACAACTGCGGTGCTACTGTTAGCTACGTAGATGCCAGCACTCAGGATGCTAACGTTAACAACGCAGGTCACTATAATTATGTGATCACTCGTACGTGGACAGCGACCGACGCATCAAATAACAGTGTATCAGCCAACCAGGCTATTACCGTTCAGGATGTAACGAAACCTGGTATCACAGTTCCTGCAAACGTTACTCTGAATTGCCAGGATGATAATTCAACAACTGCTAATGGTACAGCAACAGGTACAGACAACTGCTCGCCAGTTGCAATTACCTACAGCGATGCCAGCACCCAGGATGCTAACGTGAACAATGCTGGTCATTATAATTATGTGATCACTCGTACATGGACAGCAACTGATGTAACTGGTAACAGCATTTCAGCTGATCAAGTGATCACGGTACAAGACGTAACTAAGCCAGGCATCACTGTTCCGGCTAACGTAACACTGAACTGCCAGGATGATAATTCAACTTCGGCAAACGGTACTGCAACAGGTACAGACAACTGCTCACCAGTTGCAATTACTTACAGTGATGCCAGCACACAAAATGCTAACGTGAACAGTGCAGCCCATTACAATTATGTAATTACCCGTACATGGACAGCAACTGACGTAACTGGTAACGCTACATCAGCTAACCAGGTGATCACCGTTCAGGATATAACTAAACCTGGTATTACAGTTCCTGCAAGCGTAACGCTGAATTGCCAGGACGACAACTCGACTACCGCTAATGGTACTGCTACAGGTACAGACAACTGTTCACCAGTTGCAATTACTTATAGCGATGCCAGCACTCAGAATGCTAACGTAAATAATGCAGGTTACTACAACTATGTAATTACTCGTACATGGACGGCGACCGACGTAACTGGTAACAGCACATCTGCTGATCAAACCATCACCGTTCAGGATGTAACTAAACCAGGCATAACTGTTCCTGCAAACGTTACGCTGAATTGCCAGGATGATAATTCAACAACAGCAAACGGTACTGCTACTGGTACAGACAACTGCTCACCAGTTGCTATTACCTACAGCGACGCCAGCACTCAGAATGCTAACGCGAACAATGCAGGTCATTACAATTATGTAATTACCCGTACATGGACAGCGACTGACGTGACCGGTAACGCTACATCAGCTAACCAGGTGATCACTGTTCAGGATATCACTGCACCATCTATCACTTGCCCTGCTAACGCAACGGTAAGCTGTAAGACAAGTGTAGCAGACAATGGTTCTGCAACAGGTTCTGACAACTGCGCGCCAGTTGCTATAACAAGCAGCGACGTAAGTACTCAAAACAGCAACCCTGCTAACAGCGGTTACTACAACTACACGATCACCCGCACATGGAAAGCAACTGACGTGTCAGGTAACTTTACCACCTGCGACCAGGTGATCACGGTTCACGCGCTGAACAATGCAGCAGTTGCAGTGAGCCCTGTGAACACGATCAATGCCAACCACCAGATCCACACAATCTACCTGGGTTATGGTCCTCAGTCAGTGACTCTGAGCTCAACCGTTCAGGATGGTGTAGGTCCTCGCAACTACAGCTGGACCCCGATCACGGGTTGTGCTACGCCTGCTTCGGCAAACGCTTCAATGAGTCCGCTGGTAAGTACTGTCTACACAGTAACTATTACTGACGCTACCGGTTGCAGCATTACGCAAAGTATGCCAGTTCAGGTGATAGATGTACGTTGTGGCAACAAAGTGAAGATCTGCCATTATCCTCCGGGCAACCCTGCTAACACACAACAACAGTGTCTGCCAACATCGGCTATCGCAGCCCATCTGGCACACGGCTGTGTATTGGGCGACTGTCCGAGCAACAAGAACAGCGGAACTGGTGACGGTGAAGAAGGTGATAACCACGGTGTAAAAGCTATGGTAACTACAGATGTGAAAGTTTATCCGAACCCGAACACTGGCGCGTTCACAGTAGAACTGCCAGCAGGTCTTGAGAAGTCAGAAGTTGTGATCACGGATATGGCAGGTAAGGTTATCCAGAAACAAACTGCTCTTGAAGGCAACAAACTGCAGTTCGACCTCGGTCCGGTTGCACGTGGCATGTACATGCTGCACCTGACCAACGGCAGTCAAAACTTCAGAACAAGGATCTCGGTACAATAA